The proteins below come from a single Argentina anserina chromosome 1, drPotAnse1.1, whole genome shotgun sequence genomic window:
- the LOC126801059 gene encoding uncharacterized protein LOC126801059 has protein sequence MSVLAKTDSEVSSLSHSSPGRSPRRSSERGAVYYVQSPSRDSHDGEKTTNSFHSSPMGSPPHSHSNSSLGPHSRESASTRFSGSRSSKQHNSGPQSKGWRPWKDQFDSIEEEGLLDDDNENDGLSRRCYFLAFIFGFFALFTVFSLILWGASRAQKPVITMKSIRFDQFLVQAGEDFSGVATNMVSMNSTVKFTFRNTATFFGVHVKSTSLDLSFFELTVASGMTNFFYQSRKSQRPITVNLIGNKIPLYGGGATLGSLNGAPIQPLTLALKFEVRSRANVLGRLVRPKFNRRVECTVVMDPKKMNMAVALKNKCTY, from the exons ATGTCGGTGCTGGCCAAGACTGACTCGGAGGTCAGCAGCCTCAGTCACTCCTCCCCCGGGCGCTCGCCACGCAGAAGCAGCGAGCGTGGCGCAGTTTACTACGTGCAGAGCCCCTCCCGGGACTCCCATGATGGCGAGAAGACCACCAACTCCTTCCACTCCAGCCCGATGGGATCGCCGCCGCACTCCCACTCCAACTCATCCCTCGGCCCCCACTCGCGCGAGTCCGCCTCCACCCGGTTCTCCGGCTCGCGGAGCAGCAAGCAACACAACAGTGGACCCCAAAGCAAGGGGTGGAGGCCGTGGAAGGATCAGTTCGACTCTATTGAAGAAGAGGGCCTTCTCGATGATGACAACGAAAACGATGGTCTCTCCCGCCGGTGTTACTTTCTCGCTTTCATCTTCGGCTTCTTTGCACTTTTTACTGTGTTCTCCTTGATACTATGGGGTGCGAGTAGGGCACAGAAGCCTGTTATCACTATGAAG AGCATTAGATTTGATCAATTTCTGGTTCAAGCCGGGGAGGATTTCTCAGGAGTGGCTACCAACATGGTGTCCATGAATTCCACCGTAAAGTTCACATTCCGCAACACTGCTACATTTTTCGGCGTCCATGTCAAATCAACTTCTCTTGATCTCTCATTTTTCGAGCTCACCGTAGCCAGCGGAATG acaaattttttttaccaatcGAGAAAGAGTCAGAGGCCGATTACAGTTAATTTGATAGGGAACAAAATTCCACTTTACGGTGGGGGAGCAACTCTGGGAAGCTTGAacggtgcacctattcaacCACTGACATTGGCACTGAAGTTCGAGGTGAGATCGAGGGCTAATGTTTTGGGAAGATTGGTGAGGCCTAAGTTCAACAGGAGAGTCGAGTGCACTGTAGTTATGGATCCTAAGAAGATGAACATGGCCGTTGCCTTGAAGAACAAGTGCACTTACTAG